The following coding sequences are from one Bradyrhizobium sp. WSM471 window:
- a CDS encoding HlyD family secretion protein has protein sequence MSEMPRTENFQQATEITQASLTAPVRGQARNMVRRAALVLAFLAGTAAIVHYGHDYWVNGRYLETTDDAYVKADSTIVAPKVSGYIAKVLVSDNEKVKAGQVLAKIDDRDFKAALDQARADVAAAEASVRNLDAQLELQQPLIEQSMADVAAADANLKFAQEERARYDDLMKSGSGTIQRAQQTDAALRASNAQLQHARSGLVAAQRKVDVLTTQRAQATAQLEHARAVAEQATLNLSYTEITAPVDGTVGARSLRVGQFVQAGTQLMAVVPLDAVYVVANFKETQLTHVRAGQPVELHVDSFHNQTLRGHVDSLSPASGLEFALLPPDNATGNFTKIVQRVPVKIVLDDRSLTGLLRPGMSAVPTVDTKQTVLAERETAKHLADNAARPNGG, from the coding sequence ATGTCCGAGATGCCCCGCACCGAAAACTTCCAGCAAGCGACTGAGATAACTCAAGCTTCCCTCACGGCGCCGGTGCGTGGTCAGGCTCGGAATATGGTCCGGCGGGCGGCGTTGGTACTCGCGTTCCTCGCGGGCACGGCAGCGATTGTCCATTACGGACACGACTACTGGGTCAACGGCCGTTATCTCGAGACAACGGACGACGCCTATGTGAAGGCCGACTCCACGATCGTGGCGCCAAAAGTCTCGGGCTACATCGCCAAGGTGCTGGTCAGCGACAACGAAAAGGTCAAAGCGGGCCAGGTGCTGGCGAAGATCGACGACCGCGACTTCAAAGCGGCGCTCGACCAGGCCCGCGCCGATGTCGCTGCGGCGGAAGCATCGGTGCGCAACCTCGACGCCCAGCTCGAACTCCAGCAGCCGCTCATCGAGCAGAGCATGGCCGATGTCGCTGCTGCGGACGCGAATCTGAAATTTGCGCAGGAGGAGCGCGCCCGCTACGACGATTTGATGAAGTCGGGCTCCGGCACGATTCAGCGCGCACAACAGACTGACGCTGCGTTGCGCGCCAGCAACGCGCAGCTGCAACATGCCAGGTCGGGCCTCGTGGCCGCGCAACGCAAGGTCGACGTGCTCACCACCCAGCGCGCGCAGGCTACAGCCCAGCTCGAACACGCGCGCGCGGTCGCGGAGCAGGCGACCCTGAATCTCTCCTACACCGAGATCACTGCGCCGGTCGACGGCACGGTCGGCGCCCGCTCACTGCGCGTGGGACAGTTCGTGCAGGCCGGCACGCAATTGATGGCAGTGGTGCCGCTCGATGCGGTCTATGTCGTGGCGAATTTCAAGGAAACGCAGCTCACCCATGTCCGCGCCGGCCAGCCGGTCGAGTTGCACGTCGACAGCTTCCATAACCAGACCCTGCGCGGCCACGTCGATAGCCTGTCGCCGGCGAGCGGGCTCGAATTCGCACTGCTGCCGCCCGACAACGCCACCGGCAATTTCACCAAGATCGTTCAACGGGTGCCGGTGAAGATCGTGCTCGACGACCGCAGCCTGACCGGCCTGCTGCGCCCCGGCATGTCCGCGGTGCCGACCGTCGACACCAAGCAGACCGTGCTGGCCGAGCGTGAGACGGCGAAGCATCTCGCCGACAACGCGGCCCGTCCGAACGGCGGTTGA